A single window of Thermococcus sp. DNA harbors:
- a CDS encoding TrkA family potassium uptake protein, with translation MYVIIMGAGRVGYLVAKMLEAEGHDITIIEMDRERAKELSMHVNGLVIEGDATDPKTLEEANIKQADAFAALTGKDDANLLACILAKNLNPSVKTSLRISNPKNRRIFEEVKDLKKYFDFVISPEEIAAEYISRNIVTPGFDRVLFPKEGAEIVRFNIDKNSKIAGKLVKELKLPKDALIIAVYDEKGNLIIPSGDTKLPERGQVIVFAKNSVLKEVKELLEGKSES, from the coding sequence ATGTATGTCATTATAATGGGGGCAGGGAGAGTCGGATATCTAGTTGCAAAAATGCTCGAGGCCGAAGGGCATGATATTACAATAATTGAAATGGACAGGGAACGTGCCAAAGAACTCTCAATGCATGTAAACGGGTTGGTTATTGAAGGAGATGCAACCGATCCAAAAACTCTGGAGGAGGCTAATATAAAGCAAGCAGATGCTTTTGCGGCATTAACCGGCAAAGATGATGCGAACCTGTTGGCGTGTATATTAGCCAAGAACCTTAATCCTAGTGTCAAGACTTCACTAAGAATAAGCAATCCTAAGAACCGGAGGATCTTTGAGGAAGTCAAGGATCTAAAAAAATACTTCGACTTCGTAATTTCACCGGAGGAGATAGCGGCGGAATACATAAGCAGAAACATCGTTACGCCGGGCTTTGATAGAGTTCTCTTCCCAAAGGAAGGAGCTGAGATCGTGAGATTCAACATAGACAAAAACAGCAAAATTGCAGGAAAACTCGTAAAGGAACTTAAGCTACCAAAAGATGCTTTAATTATAGCGGTTTACGATGAAAAAGGTAATTTAATAATCCCCTCTGGAGATACGAAGTTGCCCGAAAGAGGCCAAGTGATAGTTTTTGCCAAGAACTCCGTTCTCAAAGAAGTGAAGGAACTTTTGGAAGGAAAATCCGAGTCCTAA
- a CDS encoding V-type ATP synthase subunit H, producing MEDVIKRIVDAEKEAERRIEKAKEEAKSIVLKAREEAKAIEDEIISKAQVEAESLIQKAREEGEAEAKRIIEEGEKEIQALRLKAEANFENAIVQAIELVRGG from the coding sequence ATGGAGGACGTCATTAAACGGATTGTTGATGCAGAAAAGGAAGCAGAGAGACGTATTGAAAAAGCCAAGGAAGAAGCTAAGTCCATAGTCCTAAAGGCTAGGGAAGAAGCCAAGGCTATTGAAGATGAGATAATTTCTAAGGCCCAGGTTGAAGCTGAATCCCTTATCCAAAAAGCCCGTGAGGAAGGTGAAGCTGAGGCCAAGAGAATCATCGAAGAAGGTGAAAAGGAAATACAAGCTCTTAGATTAAAAGCTGAAGCTAACTTTGAAAATGCAATAGTTCAGGCAATAGAGCTCGTGAGAGGGGGCTGA
- a CDS encoding V-type ATP synthase subunit I translates to MFRPEEMVKIDVITLNRYKDALLTYLHEAGLVEIRELDVKIAQRDTPNEYHRKAASYSITISRLADFLRAYRKTRGGGIKEFFFPKEKPKKTYRYEGIEKLIKDTEEFLAKAEPEIKAVEGRISSLQSEIERIKESISILKLLSVFKLPVKYLRHSGIVEVSVGSVEKVKFSALVEDLKMATEGRIALASRDAGDKVLLVIATLSRDHDKVNSVLAKHSFEKIEVPDGDGTPEELVTDYQRKLDAKLRELENAKKEAEKLAEKYYEDVVFYQELMENERDKASVLPMLARTNMTFALTGWLPRVDVPKILEGIKKVTKGKAYINIREPTKDEIEEIPIKLKNPRWARPFEMLTEMYGVPRYDEIDPTPIIAFTYSFFFGFMLTDFMYGLIVGIVAALLVKGHKKFNDGTYKFAYTLLVSSFFTMLMGILFGSYFGNAGDIVLQYITGNPNAHFPRIADTLKDPMFVLMLALAIGLAHLFTGYTIGFIVKWKNGDRKGAVFEQLPWMLIIISIVLFATKNASLMLPAKALFGVGIVLFAIGEIMANGGLAALMIISDFFGFVGTWLSYARLMALALATSGIAMVVNVLAAMVWGIKISIVPLGIAIGIIIFIGGQLFSTAINALGAFVHSLRLQYVEFFGTFYSGDGKPFTPFKSKREVSKLELKADGGA, encoded by the coding sequence ATGTTCAGGCCCGAAGAAATGGTAAAAATTGACGTAATAACCCTTAATCGCTATAAGGATGCGCTATTGACTTATCTCCATGAAGCAGGTCTCGTTGAAATTCGCGAGCTTGACGTTAAAATAGCTCAAAGGGATACTCCCAATGAGTATCACCGAAAAGCCGCCTCATACAGTATAACAATCTCCCGTCTTGCAGACTTTCTTAGGGCCTATAGAAAAACAAGGGGAGGGGGAATAAAGGAATTTTTCTTCCCCAAAGAAAAGCCGAAAAAAACGTATCGATATGAGGGCATTGAGAAACTCATCAAAGATACAGAGGAATTTTTAGCTAAAGCTGAGCCTGAGATAAAGGCCGTTGAGGGCAGGATAAGCTCTCTCCAATCGGAAATAGAGAGGATAAAGGAGTCAATATCTATCCTTAAGCTACTTTCAGTCTTTAAACTTCCTGTGAAGTACCTCCGACATAGCGGGATAGTTGAAGTTTCTGTTGGTTCTGTTGAGAAAGTTAAGTTCTCTGCTCTTGTTGAAGATCTCAAAATGGCTACAGAAGGCAGGATAGCTCTCGCAAGCAGGGACGCTGGAGACAAAGTCTTGTTGGTAATAGCAACCTTGTCTAGAGATCACGATAAAGTTAATTCAGTGCTTGCGAAGCACTCATTTGAAAAGATTGAAGTCCCTGACGGAGATGGTACACCAGAAGAGCTTGTGACTGATTACCAGAGAAAGCTTGACGCAAAGCTCAGAGAGCTTGAAAATGCTAAAAAAGAAGCTGAAAAACTTGCAGAAAAGTATTACGAAGACGTGGTATTCTATCAGGAACTAATGGAAAACGAACGTGATAAGGCTTCGGTTCTTCCAATGCTTGCCAGAACTAACATGACGTTTGCATTAACCGGCTGGCTTCCGCGCGTTGACGTTCCTAAGATTCTTGAGGGAATAAAGAAAGTTACCAAAGGTAAGGCCTACATAAACATTAGAGAGCCTACAAAGGATGAAATTGAGGAGATTCCGATAAAGCTCAAGAATCCAAGATGGGCAAGACCCTTCGAGATGCTCACAGAGATGTACGGCGTTCCTAGATATGATGAGATTGACCCGACGCCGATAATAGCCTTCACGTACTCGTTCTTCTTTGGCTTCATGCTCACGGATTTCATGTACGGCCTCATAGTGGGAATAGTTGCCGCACTGCTCGTCAAGGGCCACAAGAAGTTCAATGATGGAACATACAAGTTCGCCTACACGTTGCTCGTCAGTTCGTTCTTCACGATGCTCATGGGAATCCTCTTCGGCAGTTACTTCGGCAACGCCGGTGACATAGTTCTCCAGTACATCACGGGTAATCCAAACGCCCACTTCCCCCGCATAGCTGACACGTTGAAGGATCCAATGTTTGTCCTTATGCTTGCTCTCGCCATAGGCCTCGCCCATCTCTTCACGGGCTACACCATAGGCTTCATTGTAAAGTGGAAGAACGGGGACAGGAAGGGTGCAGTGTTTGAACAGCTTCCCTGGATGCTCATCATCATAAGCATAGTGCTATTTGCCACAAAGAACGCATCCCTTATGCTCCCAGCCAAGGCCCTCTTTGGAGTGGGTATAGTGCTCTTTGCCATCGGGGAAATCATGGCCAACGGCGGACTGGCGGCGCTGATGATAATCTCGGACTTCTTCGGCTTCGTTGGAACCTGGCTCAGCTACGCCCGTCTGATGGCGCTGGCTCTGGCAACGAGTGGAATAGCGATGGTCGTTAACGTCCTTGCCGCAATGGTCTGGGGAATCAAGATAAGCATTGTTCCTCTGGGGATAGCAATTGGAATCATAATCTTCATAGGCGGTCAGCTGTTTTCGACCGCCATAAACGCCCTTGGAGCATTCGTTCACTCACTCCGTCTCCAGTATGTTGAGTTCTTTGGAACGTTTTACTCGGGCGATGGAAAGCCCTTTACGCCCTTCAAGTCCAAGAGGGAGGTTTCAAAACTTGAGTTGAAAGCTGATGGAGGTGCATGA
- a CDS encoding ATP synthase subunit K (produces ATP from ADP in the presence of a proton gradient across the membrane; the K subunit is a nonenzymatic component which binds the dimeric form by interacting with the G and E subunits) encodes MDPIVYVALGAALASGIAGAASAFGVGIAGAAAAGVVAEDEKNFKNALILEGLPMTQSIYGLITLFLILLSAGIIGGGFKFAQATTDNIVKSAILFGAGLTVGLTGLSAIPQGIIASAGIGAVAKNPKTFTQGIIFAAMAETMAIFGLVGALIMIATGVGL; translated from the coding sequence ATGGATCCGATAGTTTATGTCGCCCTTGGCGCGGCGCTCGCAAGCGGAATAGCGGGTGCCGCTTCGGCCTTTGGTGTTGGTATAGCGGGTGCTGCAGCAGCTGGAGTTGTTGCAGAGGACGAGAAGAACTTCAAGAACGCGCTGATACTCGAAGGTCTGCCCATGACCCAGAGTATCTACGGTTTGATTACCCTGTTCCTTATACTCCTCAGCGCGGGAATCATCGGTGGTGGTTTCAAGTTTGCCCAAGCCACCACAGATAACATCGTCAAGAGCGCAATACTCTTCGGTGCCGGACTTACCGTCGGCCTTACCGGTCTCTCAGCTATACCGCAGGGTATCATCGCCAGCGCTGGTATCGGTGCCGTCGCAAAGAACCCGAAGACTTTCACACAGGGTATTATCTTCGCGGCTATGGCCGAGACAATGGCAATCTTCGGTCTTGTCGGTGCACTAATCATGATTGCCACAGGCGTCGGTCTCTGA
- a CDS encoding V-type ATP synthase subunit E, whose protein sequence is MEGAELIIQEINREAEQKIQYILSEAQKEAEKLKEEARKRAESRAEWILRKAKTQAEIEKQRIIANAKLEVRKKKLAVQEELIKQVIESLKERLATLPDEEYFPMIVELTAKAVEELGIDKIVVRSNERTLKLVVERLSEFREKLKDALGKDVEVTIGEPIQTIGGVLVESPDGTVRVDNTFEARIERFESDLRATIAKALFG, encoded by the coding sequence ATGGAAGGGGCTGAACTGATAATCCAGGAAATAAACAGGGAGGCAGAACAGAAAATACAATATATCCTTAGTGAAGCCCAAAAGGAAGCTGAAAAACTCAAAGAAGAAGCGAGAAAGAGAGCTGAATCAAGGGCTGAATGGATTCTAAGAAAAGCAAAAACTCAGGCAGAAATAGAAAAGCAGAGAATAATAGCCAATGCAAAACTCGAGGTTAGAAAGAAAAAGCTTGCCGTCCAGGAAGAGCTAATAAAACAGGTTATAGAATCGCTCAAAGAGAGACTCGCCACTCTTCCCGATGAAGAGTATTTCCCAATGATTGTTGAGCTAACTGCCAAGGCCGTTGAAGAGCTTGGTATTGATAAGATCGTTGTCAGGTCAAACGAGAGGACCCTCAAGCTCGTCGTTGAAAGACTCTCAGAGTTCAGAGAGAAGCTCAAAGATGCCCTCGGAAAGGACGTTGAAGTTACAATCGGCGAGCCAATCCAAACAATCGGTGGTGTCCTTGTTGAGAGCCCTGACGGAACCGTGAGAGTTGACAACACCTTTGAGGCCAGGATAGAACGTTTCGAGAGCGATCTCAGAGCAACTATAGCTAAAGCCCTCTTTGGGTGA
- a CDS encoding V-type ATP synthase subunit C translates to MDMEAVTGILDTTLAVIFTWITYKTGRYIYKYTPYSYPNARIKAMEAKLLSEQKFNELAESRTLQNFVVNLEDTDYKDYLADVSSYTVEEVEKALERALAGTYELMFKILPKRSREFFKLLLEEWDVRNISNVVKAKLSNEPASDYVVELGTMISKVKAMVEAKTMEEILVILEGTPYEEIYQKLLLGELDVTRFETELYRIYYRKLLDYALSKRDEERIILEEFVRLQIDKTNIVTALRAKKAGLSAEEIKPMLIPGGTIKLDPILHVDSLDMALAELDSTKYGKVIRDVREDIENDLSVLERALNEYILDKISELERFYPLSIATPLSYILKKEREVRKLRAIAKLIENGVEPERIKELVGEVA, encoded by the coding sequence ATTGATATGGAAGCAGTAACTGGAATCCTTGACACAACACTTGCTGTAATATTTACTTGGATTACATATAAGACCGGAAGGTATATCTACAAGTATACCCCTTACTCCTACCCCAATGCAAGGATCAAAGCCATGGAAGCCAAGCTCCTCAGCGAGCAGAAGTTCAACGAACTGGCCGAGAGCAGGACGCTTCAAAACTTCGTCGTTAACCTCGAGGACACCGACTATAAGGACTATCTTGCTGACGTTTCGAGTTACACCGTTGAGGAAGTTGAGAAGGCCCTCGAAAGGGCCCTCGCTGGAACATACGAGCTGATGTTCAAGATTCTTCCCAAGCGCTCTAGAGAATTCTTCAAACTCCTTCTTGAAGAGTGGGATGTCAGGAACATATCCAATGTCGTCAAGGCTAAGCTCTCCAACGAGCCTGCCAGTGACTATGTTGTTGAACTGGGAACCATGATTTCTAAGGTCAAAGCAATGGTTGAGGCTAAAACTATGGAGGAAATCTTGGTAATACTAGAGGGAACTCCCTACGAAGAGATTTACCAGAAGCTCTTGCTTGGTGAGCTCGATGTTACTCGATTTGAAACCGAGCTCTATAGAATATACTACAGGAAACTCCTAGACTATGCCCTTTCTAAGAGAGATGAAGAGAGGATTATCCTCGAGGAATTTGTGAGGCTCCAAATAGATAAAACTAACATTGTTACTGCTCTTCGCGCAAAGAAAGCAGGTCTCTCGGCTGAGGAGATAAAGCCAATGCTTATTCCGGGAGGAACAATTAAACTCGATCCAATACTTCACGTCGATTCCCTTGATATGGCACTTGCTGAGCTTGATTCCACGAAATATGGCAAAGTAATCAGGGATGTCAGAGAGGACATTGAAAACGATCTTAGTGTTCTCGAGAGAGCCTTGAACGAGTACATACTTGATAAAATTTCAGAACTCGAACGCTTTTATCCCTTGAGTATTGCAACACCTCTAAGCTACATTCTGAAGAAGGAAAGAGAGGTTAGAAAACTCAGAGCTATAGCAAAACTAATAGAGAATGGAGTTGAGCCAGAGCGCATAAAGGAGCTTGTAGGTGAGGTAGCATGA
- a CDS encoding V-type ATP synthase subunit F: protein MKIAVLGDRDTALGFRLAGVHEVYSFEDTPVEMERLKNKLNELIERGDIGIILITERFAQRIELPDVTIPIILQVPDKSGSKFGEEALRQIVRRAIGVELKR from the coding sequence ATGAAGATAGCAGTCCTTGGTGACAGGGATACAGCTCTGGGTTTCCGGCTTGCCGGAGTTCATGAAGTTTATTCCTTCGAAGACACACCCGTTGAAATGGAACGGTTGAAGAACAAGCTAAACGAGCTAATAGAGAGAGGAGACATTGGGATTATCCTCATAACGGAGAGGTTTGCCCAGAGAATTGAGTTACCCGATGTTACGATTCCAATCATCCTTCAGGTGCCGGATAAGTCCGGCTCTAAATTCGGTGAAGAAGCCCTCCGCCAAATAGTTAGGAGGGCAATAGGTGTTGAGCTCAAGAGGTGA
- a CDS encoding ATP synthase subunit A: protein MGRIIRVTGPLVVADGMEGSKMYEVVRVGEMGLIGEIIRLEGDKAVIQVYEETAGVRPGEPVEGTGASLTVELGPGLLTSIYDGIQRPLEKLRELSGDFIARGLTAPALPRDKKWHFTPKVKVGDKVTGGDVLGTVPETSIIEHKILVPPWVEGEIVEIAEEGDYTVEEVIAKVKKPDGSIEELKMYHKWPVRVKRPYKTKIPPEVPLITGQRTIDTFFSIAKGGTAAIPGPFGSGKTVTQHQLAKWSDAQVVVYIGCGERGNEMTDVLEEFPKLKDPKTGKPLMERTVLIANTSNMPVAAREASIYTGITIAEYFRDQGYDVALMADSTSRWAEALREISGRLEEMPGEEGYPAYLASKIAEFYERAGRVVTLGSEPRIGSVSVIGAVSPPGGDLSEPVVQNTLRVVKVFWALDADLARRRHFPAINWLRSYSLYIDAIQDWWHKNVDPEWRKMRDTAMALLQKEAELQEIVRIVGPDALPDREKAILIVTRMLREDYLQQDAFDEVDTYCPPKKQVTMMRVILNFYEKTMEAVDKGVPVDEIAKLPVREKIGRMKFEPDVEKIRALIDETNAQFEELFKKYGA from the coding sequence ATGGGAAGGATAATTCGTGTTACGGGACCCCTTGTCGTAGCGGACGGCATGGAAGGAAGCAAGATGTATGAAGTTGTTCGCGTCGGTGAGATGGGTCTCATCGGAGAAATAATTCGCCTTGAAGGTGATAAGGCAGTTATACAGGTTTATGAAGAAACTGCTGGAGTTAGGCCAGGTGAGCCCGTTGAGGGAACGGGAGCTTCCCTTACAGTAGAACTTGGTCCTGGATTACTAACTTCGATATATGATGGAATTCAGAGGCCTCTTGAAAAGCTCCGCGAGCTGAGTGGTGACTTCATAGCCAGAGGTCTTACGGCTCCGGCTCTGCCAAGGGATAAGAAGTGGCATTTTACCCCAAAGGTTAAGGTCGGCGACAAAGTCACGGGTGGAGACGTCCTCGGTACAGTCCCGGAGACGAGCATCATAGAGCACAAGATACTCGTTCCCCCGTGGGTCGAGGGAGAGATAGTTGAGATAGCTGAGGAAGGCGACTACACCGTTGAGGAAGTCATAGCGAAAGTTAAGAAACCCGACGGGAGTATCGAGGAGCTTAAGATGTACCACAAGTGGCCAGTTCGTGTCAAGAGACCATATAAGACCAAGATACCTCCTGAAGTTCCGCTTATCACAGGACAGAGGACTATTGATACCTTCTTCTCCATAGCCAAGGGTGGAACTGCCGCCATTCCGGGTCCCTTCGGTTCAGGAAAGACCGTCACCCAGCACCAGTTGGCTAAGTGGAGTGACGCCCAGGTGGTTGTTTACATCGGTTGCGGTGAGCGCGGTAACGAGATGACCGATGTCCTTGAGGAGTTTCCCAAACTGAAGGACCCGAAAACAGGAAAGCCCCTCATGGAGAGAACGGTTCTCATAGCCAACACCTCCAACATGCCGGTCGCTGCGCGTGAGGCGTCCATCTATACGGGAATCACGATAGCCGAGTACTTCAGGGACCAGGGCTACGATGTCGCTTTGATGGCCGATTCAACGAGTAGATGGGCGGAAGCGCTCCGTGAAATTTCGGGAAGGCTTGAGGAAATGCCCGGTGAGGAGGGTTATCCGGCCTACCTCGCGAGCAAGATAGCGGAGTTCTACGAGAGGGCCGGTCGCGTTGTTACTCTCGGAAGCGAGCCGAGGATTGGTAGCGTCTCCGTCATTGGAGCAGTTTCACCGCCCGGTGGTGACCTCAGCGAGCCGGTCGTTCAGAACACTCTGAGAGTCGTCAAGGTCTTCTGGGCCCTCGATGCCGACTTAGCCAGGAGGAGGCACTTCCCGGCAATCAACTGGCTGAGGAGCTACTCGCTCTACATAGACGCAATCCAGGACTGGTGGCACAAGAACGTTGACCCGGAGTGGAGGAAGATGCGCGATACAGCGATGGCCCTACTCCAGAAGGAGGCCGAACTTCAGGAGATAGTCAGAATCGTCGGTCCTGACGCTTTGCCGGATAGAGAGAAAGCAATACTCATCGTCACGAGGATGCTCCGTGAGGACTACCTCCAGCAGGATGCCTTCGACGAGGTTGACACCTACTGTCCGCCCAAGAAGCAGGTTACAATGATGCGCGTAATCCTCAACTTCTACGAGAAGACTATGGAGGCGGTTGACAAGGGCGTCCCTGTTGACGAGATTGCTAAGCTTCCCGTCAGGGAGAAGATTGGCCGTATGAAGTTCGAGCCAGATGTTGAGAAGATTAGAGCTCTCATAGATGAAACCAACGCCCAGTTTGAGGAGCTCTTCAAGAAGTACGGAGCGTGA
- a CDS encoding ATP synthase subunit B, translating to MPGMEYSTVSKIYGPLMIVEGVKGVAYGEVVEIETESGEKRKGQVLEARENLAIVQVFEGTRDLDVKTTRVRFTGETLKVPVSMDMLGRIFNGIGKPIDGGPEIIPEDRRDVHGAPLNPVARAYPRDFIQTGISAIDGMNTLVRGQKLPIFSGSGLPHNMLAAQIARQAKVLGEEEQFAVVFAAMGITYEEANFFKKSFEETGAIERAVLFLNLADDPAIERIITPRMALTVAEYLAFDYDMQVLVILTDMTNYAEALREISAAREEVPGRRGYPGYMYTDLATIYERAGRVRGKKGSITQMPILTMPDDDITHPIPDLTGYITEGQIVLSRELHRKGIYPPIDVLPSLSRLMKDGIGKGRTREDHPQLAQQLYAAYAEGRSLRDLVAVVGEEALSETDKKYLKFADRFEREFVAQRYDEDRSIFETLDLGWELLAELPESELKRVRKEYILKYHPKYRKRGK from the coding sequence ATGCCGGGAATGGAGTACTCCACAGTTAGCAAGATTTACGGACCGCTCATGATTGTCGAGGGCGTCAAGGGAGTGGCCTACGGTGAGGTCGTTGAGATAGAGACCGAGAGCGGGGAGAAGAGGAAGGGACAGGTTCTCGAGGCCAGGGAGAACCTCGCAATAGTCCAGGTCTTCGAGGGAACCCGCGATTTGGACGTTAAAACCACCCGCGTCCGCTTTACCGGAGAGACCCTCAAGGTTCCCGTTTCAATGGACATGCTGGGCAGGATATTCAACGGTATCGGCAAGCCCATCGACGGCGGACCGGAAATCATCCCCGAGGACAGGAGAGACGTTCACGGTGCGCCACTCAATCCGGTGGCAAGAGCCTACCCGAGGGACTTCATCCAGACAGGTATTTCGGCAATAGACGGTATGAACACCCTCGTCAGGGGCCAGAAGCTTCCGATATTCAGCGGTTCAGGTTTACCACACAACATGCTTGCCGCACAGATAGCGAGACAGGCTAAGGTCCTCGGTGAGGAGGAGCAGTTCGCCGTAGTTTTCGCGGCGATGGGTATCACATATGAAGAGGCCAACTTCTTCAAGAAGAGCTTTGAAGAGACCGGAGCAATAGAGAGGGCCGTGCTCTTCCTTAACCTAGCGGACGACCCTGCCATTGAGCGTATCATTACCCCCCGTATGGCCCTCACCGTGGCTGAGTACCTTGCCTTCGACTACGACATGCAGGTTCTGGTTATACTCACCGACATGACCAACTACGCCGAAGCTTTGCGTGAGATTTCAGCCGCTAGAGAAGAGGTTCCTGGAAGGCGCGGTTATCCGGGTTACATGTACACCGACTTGGCTACAATCTACGAAAGAGCGGGTCGCGTAAGGGGCAAGAAGGGAAGTATAACCCAGATGCCAATCCTGACGATGCCTGACGATGATATAACCCACCCGATTCCGGATTTGACCGGTTACATCACCGAGGGTCAGATAGTTCTCAGCAGGGAACTCCACAGGAAGGGTATCTACCCGCCGATTGACGTTCTCCCAAGCCTGAGCCGTCTGATGAAGGACGGTATCGGTAAGGGTAGGACCAGGGAAGACCACCCACAGCTCGCCCAGCAGTTGTATGCAGCCTACGCTGAAGGCAGATCTCTAAGGGATCTTGTAGCGGTTGTGGGTGAAGAAGCCCTGAGTGAGACCGATAAGAAGTACCTTAAGTTCGCGGACAGATTCGAGAGGGAATTCGTTGCCCAGCGCTACGATGAGGACAGGAGCATCTTTGAGACTCTCGACCTTGGATGGGAGCTTCTAGCGGAACTTCCGGAGAGCGAGCTCAAGCGTGTCAGGAAGGAGTACATCCTCAAATACCACCCGAAGTACAGGAAGAGGGGCAAGTGA
- a CDS encoding V-type ATP synthase subunit D → MAELLNVKPTRMELLNLKRRIQLAKKGHKLLKDKQDALIMEFFTIYDEALTLRKELNLKMEEAFEALQMAEIDVGTLRLKEISLSVKPNREVEIKKRNIMGVPVPLIEAESFKRNVGERGYAFVSSSAKVDLVAEKFEEVLDLAVRLAEVEETLKRLAKEIEVTKRRVNALEYIIIPRMEATVKFIKQRLDEMERENFFRLKRVKALIEARSGS, encoded by the coding sequence ATGGCAGAACTGCTCAACGTGAAGCCAACGCGAATGGAGCTCCTCAACCTCAAGAGGAGAATTCAGCTGGCCAAGAAGGGTCACAAGCTCCTCAAGGACAAGCAAGATGCACTTATTATGGAATTTTTCACGATTTACGATGAAGCTCTTACCCTTAGAAAAGAGCTAAATCTCAAGATGGAGGAGGCATTCGAAGCCCTCCAGATGGCGGAGATTGACGTTGGAACACTTCGCCTTAAGGAGATAAGCCTCTCGGTGAAGCCGAACAGGGAAGTGGAGATTAAGAAGAGAAACATCATGGGCGTTCCGGTTCCCCTTATCGAGGCTGAGTCTTTCAAGAGAAACGTTGGGGAGAGGGGTTACGCCTTTGTTTCGAGCTCCGCCAAGGTCGACCTCGTCGCAGAGAAGTTCGAGGAGGTCCTTGATTTGGCCGTTCGCCTCGCTGAGGTGGAGGAGACCCTAAAGAGGCTCGCGAAGGAGATAGAAGTAACCAAGAGGCGCGTCAACGCGCTGGAATACATTATCATACCAAGGATGGAAGCCACCGTCAAGTTCATCAAGCAACGCTTAGATGAGATGGAGCGCGAGAACTTCTTCAGGCTGAAGAGGGTTAAGGCCTTAATCGAGGCTAGAAGCGGGTCCTGA
- a CDS encoding MBL fold metallo-hydrolase, whose amino-acid sequence MGEYFIEPGLDPRKDHVLYRDDEHLVVYLGTQEGGEDVDVNSYLIVSRGKGILIDPGGYKIFSKVLANASKYIDPRDIEYIYICHQDPDVAGSLPLWREVSNAKIIVHWLWTRFLPHFGFEDIRAVAHELSDEGETMVFGATTLEFIPAHFLHSPGHFTIYDHRSKFLFTGDIGIALLEEPYIVVENMERHIQAMRPVHERLMPTSRAIKVWLDKVKFLDVEAILPQHGAIIPKKFIPRFYDFLENLKCGVDLLR is encoded by the coding sequence ATGGGAGAGTACTTTATCGAGCCCGGTTTGGACCCCAGAAAGGACCACGTTCTTTACAGGGATGATGAACACCTCGTGGTTTACCTTGGCACCCAGGAGGGTGGAGAGGACGTTGACGTTAACAGCTACCTCATAGTCAGCAGGGGCAAGGGAATTCTCATAGATCCCGGAGGATACAAGATTTTCTCCAAGGTGCTGGCAAACGCCTCCAAGTACATTGACCCGAGGGACATAGAGTACATCTACATCTGCCACCAGGACCCGGATGTTGCCGGTAGTTTGCCCCTTTGGAGAGAAGTTAGCAACGCAAAAATCATAGTTCACTGGCTCTGGACGAGGTTTCTGCCCCACTTTGGTTTTGAAGACATCAGAGCAGTTGCTCACGAGTTGTCGGACGAAGGCGAGACGATGGTCTTTGGTGCAACGACCCTTGAGTTCATACCCGCCCACTTCCTTCACAGTCCCGGACACTTTACGATATACGACCACAGGAGCAAGTTTCTCTTTACAGGGGACATAGGCATAGCCCTCCTTGAAGAGCCTTACATCGTTGTTGAGAACATGGAGAGGCACATACAGGCCATGAGACCGGTTCACGAGAGGCTAATGCCGACGAGCAGGGCCATAAAGGTCTGGCTTGACAAAGTGAAGTTCCTCGACGTTGAAGCCATACTGCCCCAGCACGGGGCGATTATCCCTAAAAAGTTTATACCCCGCTTCTATGACTTCCTCGAAAACCTGAAGTGCGGCGTTGACCTGCTCCGATGA